A region of the Oenanthe melanoleuca isolate GR-GAL-2019-014 chromosome 14, OMel1.0, whole genome shotgun sequence genome:
CTTGTTTTTAATACACACATTTTGTATTATGCAAGAAGTGCTTATCCATTCCTTTTTCCATCCACAATTAATTATTGCACCATCAACGGAAAAACCAAAGTGCCATTCAGAACTTCATCTTCCCAGTGAAAACATTCATGTCATTTATGAGTCAGGAATTCCCATCCAAAATACTTCCTTAGTTTCACTATACACAAAAATTCTGTTTACTACCCTCTTCCCACTACATTTGTAGGacatatttctgtttgcaatACCTGACATATTCCTTCTTGTTCTCTTCTGTCACTGGAATATTCCTGCCATTTGGTTTGAGTTCATGCTGTAAAATCCTCCCGAAGGCATTGTGCTCCACACAGAATGTATGGTCCAGGACTGGTGTGATATCATTCTCTCTGCCAAAGGACAGAGGTTAAACTCAgtatttttggcattttggtAACTCTCAGTGGTGATGCTGACAGTTATTTGGACACTTGGGTATTCTTCAGGCTAAACCTTAGTTACCACCTCTACTGTTACCACAATCACCACTGGTTTGGTGCATGTTGAAGAGCCTGATCAGATATGGGATATTCATCTACTTCTAAGAGAACTCAGGATACTGGATTAAACCCTATATACAGAAATACACGCAcgtatttatttttatacacCCAGTAAGAATCTGATCTGCTGTCATGTATCTGtgacacagagaagagatcatATGTAGCAAACTTCATCATCAGTAACttctttaaatacaaaatttaaacAGCATTTAGGAAAAGAAACTGGGATAATGCAAAGCAATTCTGAAGAATCCCAAAGCTGCACTGAATGCTGTATCTTATTCTGTAAGCGTAAAGAAGcccaaatattatttattttcattttaatcagAGCTGGCTTTCTTTTGTAGAAGGATGTACTTCCCCTCAGTCCTGAGTTTGGATTTTGTTACTGTGATATTCTACCATAACCACTGCAACCTTTAATGATTTAGTATCTACTTTACTGCAAGGAGAGCAGAGCTTGCAATGAGAACTTTTCCTCAAGTACCTTTGATATattaagaacagtttaataactTTGTACAGGCTGCCACCACAAAAAGATTTTTGTGAACTCTTTGTCTAAAGCATCTCTCTATTGCCAATAAACTCTACCCTATTTCCTCTACAGTGAGACGATTGCTAAATTCAGTACTTACAAGATCCAGACTAAACTTTTGTGTAATTCTGGGTCAACAGATTCCAGATCAGAGAGCTGGATGggcttccccagcagctgcttgtAAAAGGGAACTGTGAACCCCCCGTTGATATAGTGTCCATGGAACACAGCCAAACCCATGATCCGACcaacaaaatggaaataagaCAAATGgtcctgcagggagagaggagaatCAGCCTTGGGAAGACACTGACATCTTGTGGCACCCTCGGTGGTTCGTtcattcctgcagctctctgggcaaGAACAGCCACCACTTTTCCTCACAACATAACCAAAACCAAAGCATTTAATGATTAAAAACTTTGAACAAGTCTCTGGCATTAGCTGATTAATAAATTGGATTTGAGTCTGTAGACCTCTCAAAGGGAAAAACTTGGTAAAAGAAAATCCCTGTGAAGCTGCTAGAATCCAAGAAGATGAGGATTCCAAACAAATTAGTTTATTCTTTGTTTAACCATCTAAACGTGTCTACTTTTGAGGAAGCAGTGTGCttgtttccttcatttctttcaTGTTCCTTTTAAACGAACTTTTGAAAGCTGAGGTGTAAGTCCTGTGGTTGACATTCTTCCAATCCACCTTCCTCATCTTCCAGTGCAAATGTCAGGAAATGTCATGCCAGGAAGAATTCCCTCTACTAATACaaaactgcagctcctttcagggTCTGCATCAATACAAATCCTCCAGTAAGAGAAAAAGCAAGCACAGGAGCATAGTGAGAAAGGGCAAGCCAGGGATCCATCCCTAAAAGTCAtggggtggcactgctggaaaTGTAATGCTGTGTGCACAACCCCCCCTGCTCAGTGAAGATGAATTTCATTTGTCTTGTCTTCTCAGAATCACCGTGCAAAACCAATCAGAACTGAGGAGTCTCAAAGAAATCAGATATTTATCAAAGGCtataatgtttttaatttctgaacaAAACCCCTCTGCTTCTTATAAATTTAAGACTTTAACACTTTTTTATTCCAATTTATCCTGCAGTTTAGACTCTTCTTGTAGAAGAACAGCTGTAAGAAACTGCAGAGGACATCTCTTAAAGTAGGAATATTGCTGAGAAATTAGTACTTACAGGATTGATAGAAGAGTCTGGATTGATTTGCAGCATGTAAATATTATCTGTGGAGTACTGGAAGAGTCCATAGTAGGGATTCAACATTTCATGGCACAGTAAATATAACCACTCCCTGccaaaaaacccgaaaaaaaattagaagagtGCAACTTGCACTTAAGTTTTAGACAACACAATTACTGTGATTGATCAGTTATGGAATGTTCATTTCAAAATCAGATCCTCTTGTGCTGCCCTCCATTTGTAGACCAAAAGGGTGTGATTAAAAGCCCACAATGTCCTACCCTACTCAGGGCAGACTTGGTTTAGTTTAGAAGCACTGAAGGGATTAACATTAATCAGAGAAGCTACAGCAAGCTGTTAGACAATGCCATCAACTAATTGAGTCTGAACAAGCCACacttccaaaaaaatcctgccttTGTACAGAGTTCAGCTATTTGGAGGCTATGAGATCTGCTTCTCAGCAACCTGTACAGTATAAggaaatattaaacaaaaatctgTTGGTTAGAATCAACTCAATCAGTGGGGAATCTGCAGAAAAACTTTTTCTGCCAGCTTGGTGACTGCTTTCAGCAGAGGCCAGAAGGGACAGAGACCAAGTGCATTAAAAGGAGGGGTTGGGTAAATTCTCTCACCTTGTGTAGCACACAAGGACAGGAGCAGAACTAAAGCTATTCCTAACCTCCCAAGTCACCATGACAAATACCCTTTTGTTGTTGAATTTGGACACCCTTCCCAAGTCCAAAATATTCAGAGAGAACTATCAATTGTAATGCTGAGAAGTGGAGCTGTACTGATCTGGAAGAGTCAGTTGCAACTAATGGGCAGTTATGAAAGACATCAGGCCAACAGGATGTGACAGTGGAGACACCCAAGGTTGCCTTGGGTAAGGCAGCTCAGAATGTTTCAGGTTCTTTCCTTTGTCCAGGGATTGATCACTGAAAGACACCTAATCAGGCTTTTGTGGGTTTGAGAAATTTCTCCCTGAATTTACACAACACTGAGCAACCACAAAGGTAAGCGTTTTTGCAGTGATGCTACAATCAGCTCCTGAATTTCAGATCTGATACCACCCACAGGGAATTATTGTCATTTTTAAGAGGGAGGCAAGTCCTTGCTAAAATTTTAGCTCTTATTTAGGATTAGTTCATCTCCACTCCTGCTCCAACAGATCAGAGAACTCTCCTGAATGCAGCTGAGACTTAACAAAAAGGAACCCCTACCCTCCTGTAATCCATTTGTGGGAAATCAGAGAGGTGTGTTCAACAAAACCATTCCTGTGATCTGGATCTGACTTCAGGGTCTATACACTCCCTGAGAGACCTCACAATTTGAGCTGATCACACTTTCATAACTTGCTAAAGTTATTGTTAAATCACAAGCTTCCACATTCTAACCTACCGTATAAAGAGTGAAGCTACAGCTACTGTCCATAAACTAGACCAGAAAAAATTAACATATACCACTAACAGGTAACTTGAAAGGGGATGGTACCAACCATGGGGCACTTAAAGGGCAACTTTACAGTTAAGAGGTGtcagaaaacccccaaaatctcaccttGCTACTCCTCCATAATCCAGGCCTTCCTCTCCTCGGAATTTCACCATAAGCCTCTTTTTCAAGTCCTTTGGCCTCATCTTCATTATCTGACGATAGGATTCCTGTATGTGCATTTGTACAATTagctattttatttctttcctataATTAAGTTTATTAAGATTTCTCTAATACAGTAATTAAGATTACTGCATTTCTGTAATACATAGATTGTTACTGAACTACAGAAAACATGACTTTGATCAAGAGCTAATCTGAAGCAAACTGCAATGACAACTCTGTAATGTGGTGGGTGCTTGAAGTTGTTACCATCACTGATCAGTTTTACTTAACTCTTCAGGGACAAAAGGTGCAAAAAAGTATCAATCAAATACCTCAAATATTTCCTCTCTGGATACTTCAATGCGACAGTGACCAGCCTGAGGTTGCTGAAGAGAGAGCTCATGTCTAAGAACTTTCAACTTTTGTACCAAGTCTCGTTCATATCTCTGTGCAGGCAACTCCTCACCCTCTTCCAATGATCCCTCATTTGGAGCTGGTagaggctgctggctgggctctTTTAGTTGGCATTGATggcttgaagaaaaaaaggacaatatTTATTCTGGACACATAACAATAAGGAATATGTAAAACAATGATGGAAGAAATTAGTAAGCTTCTCTAAGAGGAACATGGAGTGAAATGTGTATTCAGCTGGATATTTCTGTACCATCATTACACTAAATTCAGGAATGTAAGGAACACTTAAAGAGTTTCAGCATTTTGGACCCGTTTTTATATgtggaaggctctggagcaTGATCACTGATTGCTGACTGAGCAGTAATTAAAGCTCGTGTGGTATTGTCCTGCATAGAGAGAACTTTCAAGAGTGCAACACGGAAAGAGATCTCTAATGGAACAAAAAAGCTTTATAAAGGAAACTGTCAAACACCTGCAACTGATTTTATTCCAGCTTCATGCAAAATGAGGCTGTGGATTTCTGACACAGTAAAAATATCACATCTACAGTTGTTAAGAGAAAAAGATACACTTGTCCCAAATAGTTGCAGCTTCATATACTCAACTATCCTTATCCATCAGCGCTTTATTTGGGTTGTAGAGCAATTATTTTTTAGATACAGAGATATCCTGGTTGGCTTCAAGCACAGGAAAAAGTCTGTACTTGGGCacaagcagcactgccaggctgcttccaggggcagctccaCAACAGTTCAGCTGCCTTTCCATGATGCAGAGCTTGAGCTCACCAAATCCTGCTAAACCCAAATTGGCTGCGCACAGCATCCACTGACCAGACTCCAGCTGGCTTCCCATTGTCTGGAGCTCAAGGCAGCATGAAGTTAGTCCAGATCCAGAACAGCCAGCACACAGCTAGAACTGCTCATCCAGACAGACATAAGCTGCCTGCTGGGGAACCCCTGGCAGACTTTCTACCCCACACCCCAGGATTTCCACAACTGTGAAGAGCAGAGTAAAAACCCTTCTGAAGAGTCTCAGCAAAAAATTTAGATAAAACCAGAACTGAGAACCAATGCTTGGACCCTGACTACAGCACTGGCTGCATCTGTCCCCAATTATTATCCAGGGTTTCAGCCCCTCATGACTCCTGGACCTGACAGGAATCATTTATCAGGTAAAGCTCTTACTTCATGATGTGATGTAGTCGTGGATCTGTGAATTGTGTGGTTCTGTTGTTATGATCTACAAAATATATTCTTCCTGAAACTGTACTTCTGACTTCCCAACCTGGAGGCAAAGGTCCCAGTTCATCACAATTCACACTGTTAAGGTCTCtaaagtgaaaaacaaacaagatgTTAATGCACAGCTGAGGTTAAGCAACCAAATAGTGagataacttaaaaaaaataaaatcacctCTTTAATTAGGTTAAGGTTAGAATCCTGACTATTTGACTGAAAAACCACTGAGAGTAAGGCTTTAGCAACACATTCACTCACTCCTTTCATCCTGGATACAATTCAGGTATTACTCTAAGTGCTGCTAAAGGCAGTCACTCACTTCCAGGCAGTGTCTGAATTCAATACATAGAATGTATTTACACctaaaaaacttgaaaataccTAAAGCTCCAGCCACCTAACTGAGGAAAACACCAAGAGTGgcaagaaaaggaaggaaggaaggaaaccTAAAGATTATTTTTAGGCAGAAAACTTGTTGTTAAATCAAGTGTTCTTTAGACAGCTGGCATGGATTCAGGGTTGAAGACACCACTCTATGCAATTCCTCAACTAAATCAATGCAAACTAGCCATGCAATATTTGTATAAATGAGTTAATTGAGAGGCTTTAGAAAGATGGAAATGCTTTGTACACTGAAGGTGCCTTAGTGTCACAGTGAGTATAAACCAAAGGGACACACAGGCAGACAGACAAGCCCTTGTTAGGCTCCTTAAAGCAGATTATGGTTGGGATCATTTGCTGGGATCAGCTGTGCATCTGAAAGTCCTGCAGAGATTTGATTACAGCAAGTTTTAACCTACATCTCTGCCTCATGCCAAGGTTAGCTTTTTGCACCACAAGCTGGTAGTACAAAAGGCACCTATAACTAAAATAGATGTGACTCACAAGACACTGCTGTGTCCACTTCCACTGCTGTTCCTGAAACCCTGGCTCAAGGATTTGGGGAGAGGAGCAATAGCACCTTTCATTAGGGTGACCATCACTTGAAGAAGACACGAGACTTTGGGCACACAAGCCCATGACTGACACAAATGAACAACCACTGTCATTTCTTATTCCAACAATACCAGCTAATCTAAAATCAgctattttctctctctctcagctttatttttcatttccttccatACACTGAGCTTTTATCACCACTTTTGCCTGCACTACTTTATATCATTTTTCTAATATCCTGCAGCACATTCCTCTATTAtccaggcagtgcagcagctgagagttACAAACTTCACTCTTGAATCTGGTGTGCAGGTGGCCCATGAAACAGCCCAGATTCAGAGCTACTCAGGAAGAGCCCCAGACCTTACTCACAAAGACCTGGATTAACTGCGGGTTAAGGTTTAAAGAGGCTTTACTAAATTAATCATGTGAAGGATTCAAATTTTCTAGCTGGAAATCACTGGCCTAAAgcataaaaaaagtaaaataatttccaggTTAAAGACAACAAGCAATGTCTCCTTCAGATATACACAACTGAGCACTAATAAAACTAAACTTACAAGTAGAATACTcaagaaacaattattttaagaaaaaagtccatttttccttcaatttGCAGTCTGAactcttttcattaaaaaaaaaaataggtaagATTCAGAAATTTGCAGCTTCACCAAAAACAACCACATCAACATTTTAGAAGAATTTGTCAAACAGGAATTCCCGAAGGactaaatatttctttgctttttgtttcacaTGATTCAcaactaaataattttttctttcaaaaagagTAATCCTTAATGTTTGATGAAAAGGTAACTAGAAATATCCCAAACTATtcctctgctgggagctctccCTTTAAATTCAGACAGGCCATTTCATAAATTTTTGCTCCTATAAATCCAGCATCCTGCCACACAAATACACACCAAACCCACCTGActttaaattataaatacatACCTTGGTATCCTTGGGTCATGCCACGTGCTCACTCCAGTCTGTGTGTGCAAAAAATAAACCTGTCCCTGTACCGTTGTTCTTTGCTctataaaaaaggaagaaggattATTCTAAATtacaaatcttaaaaaaaacccaacaaataaaCAGTTTAAAGACATTAGAATATTTTCCTCCTAGGAGAAAGTACTGGAGTCATCACATTGATCTCTTGCAACATGGACTGTTTTGTCCTTGACAAATTTACTCTGACTACACATTTCAACATTCTTTGGGAACTCACAGATCCATGCATCAGCACGCTTTAgtttgtatttttgttgttaGATTTTGAGACAATCCAAACCCCCAAACTAGATTTCTTTACTCCTAGATTTGGTGTGCTCTTTTCTGAGGTTTAAATTCTTCTTAATCTCATCCTCCCTAATCTTCTGTACTATTGGTTTCTTTGttgcttttatatattttcctgAACTTTTCTCAAATGTGGGCTCAAACCTACACAACATGCcaagggggaaggaaaaaatagcatTACTGCTCTAGTTTAAAGAGCTCTTTACATTCAATCTCCCTAGATACACAGCCAAGATTAGCAGTGAATTTTCTGTAACAGCATCATAGCAAAACCTCATGTTTAATTCACCATCAACCCCTCAGTGTATCCTGGCGTAGCCAACTGCTAATTAGCCAATCTCAAACTCCCATCTGCACTTAGTTCCTTTTCCAAAATGCAGAACAAGATGCACGTGGACGCTGCTTGTTCCAAAACACTTCCATGGATTAAAAGGGGAGAAATTTTTTGGTGACGTCTTTGGATCAAGGAAACCCTTTGGTAGTTACTCACCGTAGCCCTCAGGTAGCTCAGGTGACTGGTGGCCGTGGGGCCTGTTCTGAGGAGTCTGCACGTGAGCTCTGAGCTCGGGGGTGCGGAGCCGCTGCGCCTGCAGCcgctgctcctggctgggggaCTCCAGGAAGCGGCAGCCGCCTCCTCCCGCCGCGCCCGTCGTGTCCGTGTACGGCGCCGGCTCCTCCATGAAGCAGCTCAgcggccgccccggccccgAATCTTCATACACCGTTCTGAAAATGGGGAAACTTCAAGAGTTTCCATCACAAGAGAAGTGAATGCAGAAATGACTGCCTGTCTCGCCTCACAACTTTGAGTATTGCAACTTTTAACCCAAGAGGTGCCATTTTCTTGATGTTTTTAGACCCAAATTTCTCAGCCTTTCATCAAGACTTACCAAGTTCAGCCTCATAACCTTAGGGCCTGATACACATTCCCAGAAAACATCCTAGTCACACTGATACTTAAGTTTCTCACACATTAACCATTTTGctaatgaaatgaaaacaatcCTTACCCTTCATTCTCCAAAAGCCCTCTGCAGTCTACTACAGAACCTCCTGTGCCTATTCTGTCCCGTGTCTGTAAACTgactgaaagaagaaaacacaaactcaggtcaagaaaagaaaaactgcattcataaaaacagcaaaaagcaaaaaaatccacatttatACAGGATAAAATACTAAGGAAAGTTCTAACCTACACACAAGAACACATCACTTACCAAAATTCCTTCTACTCTCTTAAAGCattactaattttttaaaaagcagaagagaaaccAGAGAGTCATCCCCTCAAAATTTGAGTTTATTTCTGTAAATGTCAAAGATGTCAGGTTCTACATCTGGGTTTCATGAGGATCCagaaagagaagctgaaaataaattgctCACCACTAGATGTCATCTTAGGGTGAGAATTTGGAGTTTgccaaatatatttatatatcacTGAAAAGCTGGGTTTGGGTGGGGGCAGTAAAACGTGGGGAAAATTTGCTGTAAAATGAGCACGGCCTTGTTGAAATTTGGAAATGGTTTGCATGAGTCAAAGGTATCAAACCAGCAACTTGTAAAATGTCTTTTAACTCCTCCAGATCCTCTTTTAACACCTAAGATTCCCTCTGCCTGTTACCTTGCCCAAATGCATCATTTCACAGGGACATTCACCCTTCCAGAGATGCAGCAAAGCCTTGCCAGATGCATTCCCTGTTTTTAATGTTGTTTCTTATCATCAACTGAGAGGAAACAAACTCCTGCATAGGAGTGTAATTAAAATTTCCAGGTTATGTAATTTAATCCCagtaaaagaagaagaaatagcACAGAACAGACACAGAAGCAGTGACTAGAGGAGCTTTTCCCTATGGATATTTCCAAGCAGATGGAGTTTAGCTGGGGTCATTCTTACCCACTATTTGGCCTCGGACAGCATCGGTGTCTGTGGGGTTGAGTTTGCATAGATCCAAACGCTGGTCTGCAAAGGAGAATTGGAAAAATCAaccctgggaagggctgggtggGAACACTATCCACTACTCAGGTACAAGGTATGGAGGGTTCTTGGTCACACCAGGGAGGAATTGCTCTTACATCCAGTATCTTTTAGCCTGCTGATGGCATTGGAGAGGAGTCGGACACACCCCAGGAAGCCAGCTCCCTGtttcttatggatttttttatGGTTCCATACACTGATGGTTATGGAATCTGTTTTCCCAACGTATCTAGAAAGATACATATTAAAAGagtaattttagaaataataacCTCCTAACTCCACAGAACTGATGCTGTAATTGGTACAAATTCTGACACCTTTTAGTACATTGGTCATGCCTCTTTATTATAAATACACAAGAGCTTATGCCCAAAATGCTATTATTAATGAATTACTGCACAGTGATTTCACACAGCATGGGAAATTGATATTGCTGCAGCATGAATTTAACTACAGCCAACCTCATTAAAAGCTAAACAAGTCGATTAGTGTACAAAACTTCAGAATTTATGGTTCTAacaatttgaagaaaataaatcattcCAACAAGGATAATCTTCTGTAAAAGCTGGATGGCACTACTCCAGAACAGCTCACTAAGCCCTTGTGCTGTGTACCTGCCACGCAACTATCTCCAAATTCAAACACCTAAAAGCAAAGTACCACTCCTTTATTAACAaggattttcttcttgaaaaaaacatcagtccctgagagggcagggttagatgggatattgggaagaaattcttctctgtcagggtgggcaggccctggcacaggttgcccagagaagctgtggctgccccatccgTGGAAgagcccaaggccaggctgggagcaacctgatctagtggaaggtgtccctgatcatggcagggggtggaattggatgatctttaaggtcccttccaaccaaattGTTCAGAGATTCTATGAAATGTGACTCTTGCTAACACAAAATGAACTTGCAGTGCCAACCCTGCACTATTTGTTCACTAGACAAATCTCTGGAATACTGTTTACTCATGACCTTAGAACAACTCACAGATCATAATGCTGGTTCCATTTGGGGTCCAACGTGTTCTTCACAGTGTCAGTGGAATGGCACTGACCTGACCCATCCACAACTATTTTAGCAAATGGGTCAGGAAGTcctgtggaaaggaaaaagtgttGTTAAACAGtcctttgttttgctgcttccAAGACAATGCCATTAGAAGCTCCAACTTCAAGAAAGGACAGCTGCCATTATCCTGAAAGTATTTAGTAAATCCTGTGTTTGAGGTGGATGCTCTTGGTAcccctcagcacagagctgtgagcagcagcc
Encoded here:
- the SMURF1 gene encoding E3 ubiquitin-protein ligase SMURF1 isoform X3, which translates into the protein MSNPGTRRNGSSIKIRLTVLCAKNLAKKDFFRLPDPFAKIVVDGSGQCHSTDTVKNTLDPKWNQHYDLYVGKTDSITISVWNHKKIHKKQGAGFLGCVRLLSNAISRLKDTGYQRLDLCKLNPTDTDAVRGQIVVSLQTRDRIGTGGSVVDCRGLLENEGTVYEDSGPGRPLSCFMEEPAPYTDTTGAAGGGGCRFLESPSQEQRLQAQRLRTPELRAHVQTPQNRPHGHQSPELPEGYEQRTTVQGQVYFLHTQTGVSTWHDPRIPRDLNSVNCDELGPLPPGWEVRSTVSGRIYFVDHNNRTTQFTDPRLHHIMNHQCQLKEPSQQPLPAPNEGSLEEGEELPAQRYERDLVQKLKVLRHELSLQQPQAGHCRIEVSREEIFEESYRQIMKMRPKDLKKRLMVKFRGEEGLDYGGVAREWLYLLCHEMLNPYYGLFQYSTDNIYMLQINPDSSINPDHLSYFHFVGRIMGLAVFHGHYINGGFTVPFYKQLLGKPIQLSDLESVDPELHKSLVWILENDITPVLDHTFCVEHNAFGRILQHELKPNGRNIPVTEENKKEYVRLYVNWRFMRGIEAQFLALQKGFNELIPQHLLKPFDQKELELIIGGLDKIDLNDWKSNTRLKHCMADSNIVKWFWQAVETFDEERRARLLQFVTGSTRVPLQGFKALQGSTGAAGPRLFTIHLIDANTDNLPKAHTCFNRIDIPPYESYEKLYEKLLTAVEETCGFAVE
- the SMURF1 gene encoding E3 ubiquitin-protein ligase SMURF1 isoform X4 produces the protein MSNPGTRRNGSSIKIRLTVLCAKNLAKKDFFRLPDPFAKIVVDGSGQCHSTDTVKNTLDPKWNQHYDLYVGKTDSITISVWNHKKIHKKQGAGFLGCVRLLSNAISRLKDTGYQRLDLCKLNPTDTDAVRGQIVVSLQTRDRIGTGGSVVDCRGLLENEGTVYEDSGPGRPLSCFMEEPAPYTDTTGAAGGGGCRFLESPSQEQRLQAQRLRTPELRAHVQTPQNRPHGHQSPELPEGYEQRTTVQGQVYFLHTQTGVSTWHDPRIPRDLNSVNCDELGPLPPGWEVRSTVSGRIYFVDHNNRTTQFTDPRLHHIMNHQCQLKEPSQQPLPAPNEGSLEEGEELPAQRYERDLVQKLKVLRHELSLQQPQAGHCRIEVSREEIFEESYRQIMKMRPKDLKKRLMVKFRGEEGLDYGGVAREWLYLLCHEMLNPYYGLFQYSTDNIYMLQINPDSSINPDHLSYFHFVGRIMGLAVFHGHYINGGFTVPFYKQLLGKPIQLSDLESVDPELHKSLVWILENDITPVLDHTFCVEHNAFGRILQHELKPNGRNIPVTEENKKEYVRLYVNWRFMRGIEAQFLALQKGFNELIPQHLLKPFDQKELELIIGGLDKIDLNDWKSNTRLKHCMADSNIVKWFWQAVETFDEERRARLLQFVTGSTRVPLQGFKALQGAAGPRLFTIHLIDANTDNLPKAHTCFNRIDIPPYESYEKLYEKLLTAVEETCGFAVE
- the SMURF1 gene encoding E3 ubiquitin-protein ligase SMURF1 isoform X2; translation: MSNPGTRRNGSSIKIRLTVLCAKNLAKKDFFRLPDPFAKIVVDGSGQCHSTDTVKNTLDPKWNQHYDLYVGKTDSITISVWNHKKIHKKQGAGFLGCVRLLSNAISRLKDTGYQRLDLCKLNPTDTDAVRGQIVVSLQTRDRIGTGGSVVDCRGLLENEGFPIFRTVYEDSGPGRPLSCFMEEPAPYTDTTGAAGGGGCRFLESPSQEQRLQAQRLRTPELRAHVQTPQNRPHGHQSPELPEGYEQRTTVQGQVYFLHTQTGVSTWHDPRIPRDLNSVNCDELGPLPPGWEVRSTVSGRIYFVDHNNRTTQFTDPRLHHIMNHQCQLKEPSQQPLPAPNEGSLEEGEELPAQRYERDLVQKLKVLRHELSLQQPQAGHCRIEVSREEIFEESYRQIMKMRPKDLKKRLMVKFRGEEGLDYGGVAREWLYLLCHEMLNPYYGLFQYSTDNIYMLQINPDSSINPDHLSYFHFVGRIMGLAVFHGHYINGGFTVPFYKQLLGKPIQLSDLESVDPELHKSLVWILENDITPVLDHTFCVEHNAFGRILQHELKPNGRNIPVTEENKKEYVRLYVNWRFMRGIEAQFLALQKGFNELIPQHLLKPFDQKELELIIGGLDKIDLNDWKSNTRLKHCMADSNIVKWFWQAVETFDEERRARLLQFVTGSTRVPLQGFKALQGAAGPRLFTIHLIDANTDNLPKAHTCFNRIDIPPYESYEKLYEKLLTAVEETCGFAVE
- the SMURF1 gene encoding E3 ubiquitin-protein ligase SMURF1 isoform X1 — its product is MSNPGTRRNGSSIKIRLTVLCAKNLAKKDFFRLPDPFAKIVVDGSGQCHSTDTVKNTLDPKWNQHYDLYVGKTDSITISVWNHKKIHKKQGAGFLGCVRLLSNAISRLKDTGYQRLDLCKLNPTDTDAVRGQIVVSLQTRDRIGTGGSVVDCRGLLENEGFPIFRTVYEDSGPGRPLSCFMEEPAPYTDTTGAAGGGGCRFLESPSQEQRLQAQRLRTPELRAHVQTPQNRPHGHQSPELPEGYEQRTTVQGQVYFLHTQTGVSTWHDPRIPRDLNSVNCDELGPLPPGWEVRSTVSGRIYFVDHNNRTTQFTDPRLHHIMNHQCQLKEPSQQPLPAPNEGSLEEGEELPAQRYERDLVQKLKVLRHELSLQQPQAGHCRIEVSREEIFEESYRQIMKMRPKDLKKRLMVKFRGEEGLDYGGVAREWLYLLCHEMLNPYYGLFQYSTDNIYMLQINPDSSINPDHLSYFHFVGRIMGLAVFHGHYINGGFTVPFYKQLLGKPIQLSDLESVDPELHKSLVWILENDITPVLDHTFCVEHNAFGRILQHELKPNGRNIPVTEENKKEYVRLYVNWRFMRGIEAQFLALQKGFNELIPQHLLKPFDQKELELIIGGLDKIDLNDWKSNTRLKHCMADSNIVKWFWQAVETFDEERRARLLQFVTGSTRVPLQGFKALQGSTGAAGPRLFTIHLIDANTDNLPKAHTCFNRIDIPPYESYEKLYEKLLTAVEETCGFAVE